In Aspergillus nidulans FGSC A4 chromosome IV, a single window of DNA contains:
- the uncA gene encoding kinesin-3 motor protein uncA (transcript_id=CADANIAT00000653), which yields MAPGGGGNIKVVVRVRPFNSREIERGAKCIVQMKDSQTILTPPPGAEEKSRKGGNKAAAEGPKTFAFDRSYWSFDKKAPNYAGQDNLFSDLGVPLLDNAFQGYNNCIFAYGQTGSGKSYSMMGYGKEYGVIPRICQDMFERIRKIQEDKNLTCTVEVSYLEIYNERVRDLLNPSNKGNLKVREHPSTGPYVEDLAKLAVRSFEEIENLMDEGNKARTVAATNMNETSSRSHAVFTLMLTQKRHDAETSMDTEKVSRISLVDLAGSERANSTGATGARLKEGAEINRSLSTLGRVIAALADAASGKKKGKQVPYRDSVLTWLLKDSLGGNSMTAMIAAISPADINFDETLSTLRYADSAKRIKNHAVVNEDPNARMIRELKDELAQLRAKLGGGAAGGATAGAAGGVVADEVYPPDTPMEKQMVSIQQPDGTIKKVSKAEIVEQLNQSEKLYKDLNQTWEEKLIKTEQIHKEREAALEELGISIEKGFIGLSTPKKMPHLVNLSDDPLLAECLVYNLKPGVTHVGNMDQGNHVEIRLNGSKILADHCKFENVDNVVTILPSEGAAVMVNGVRVDKPKRLKSGYRIILGDFHIFRFNHPQEARAERVEQSLLRHSVTTSQLASPAPGKAHERNVSKASDLDWDSSRADSPMGFQRGRESDWFYARREAVSAGMDPDRLAHMPDDELDALFENVQNVRANRRGLLENEEDSDSLSSYPIRDKYMSNGTIDNFSLDTAITMPGTPRHGDEDATLQSVRQDMQRQLERQKEQYLDKLRESEASPSQGIDELRSEKARMEDALRVAKEEYEEQLRKQKEAFETHMKALGHPVPRIYENGYPKLSPRELEVARSVFRHWSQQNYVRMAEKVLQHASLLKEAQVMSHIMDKNVVFQFAIVDHGHNMASSYDLVLNGISGDEDIILDDAKKPCVAVRVMDFKQCVIHLWSIEKLQRRVQAMRQLHQYIDRPDYIQHFKLENPFSEPCSPQYSLVGDADIPLTAVFETRVQDFSVDVISPYTQGVVGIIRLSLEPSSAQAPSSTLKFNVVMRDMAGFAEWEGTDVHAQLFVPGISEEGGATTTQMISGFNETPVRFESVHSMSLPLTSPRNAALKICVYARVTTMHLDKLLSWDDMRDLAEQGAQDQKTPRIAESEYFSEERHDVFARLQVLEMTETGDYLPVEVVQNSPTEVGTYQLHQGLQRRISVNLTYSSTEALPWDDLTNIRVGSVRLLDPWGKIPDQDLQTPDVPLKFIQEPMVKDNADGTSNITLVGQWDSSLHNSLLLDRVTAEKYRVQVTVRWDLQSSRLQDPVSFEIDLTLQVQGRTYIRPQSMFKNFFSTTRVVHSTVRMYSVAVRPVSAKRAADLWRMNTQNDYVKGEEFLTKWAPRKVSLVRDYITSRRRRRRIAELNAAKGALSANSLTVASPPRSGRSTPLRAQEPDRRVKLLQKYVDLWTARTDPIDVILIRDNTEPPERGAAFASRGKSPSSNNTNDNEEQGSLTPRFYATVQTLPKNPSASKTGYLLMPDDTYTHWARRFVELRLPYLHIYSVPEGDEINAINLRNARVDHAPDFARLLDGPGADGSSQGRPNVFAVYGPQNTFLFAARTEAQKVEWILKIDETYFSNNAPRAGATTNRSGR from the exons ATGGCGccaggaggtggtggaaacATTAAGGTGGTGGTGAGAGTGCGGCCGTTCAACAGCCGAG AAATTGAACGGGGGGCAAAATGTATTGTGCAGATGAAAGACAGTCAAACGATCCTCACGCCGCCGCCCGGAGCTGAAGAGAAATCGCGAAAAGGTGGaaacaaggctgctgctgaagggcCAAAGACGTTTGCTTTTGATAGGTCGTATTGGTCTTTCGACAAGAAGGCTCCCAACTATGCCGGTCAGGATAATCTCTTCTCGGACTTGGGTGTTCCGCTTTTGGATAATGCCTTCCAAGGCTACAACAACTGTATTTTCGCGTACGGTCAGACCGGTTCGGGAAAGTCTTACTCGATGATGGGATACGGCAAGGAGTATGGTGTGATCCCGCGGATTTGTCAGGATATGTTTGAGCGCATCAGGAAGATACAAGAGGATAAGAACCTCACCTGCACGGTGGAGGTCTCGTATCTGGAAATCTATAACGAGCGGGTTCGTGACTTGCTCAACCCGTCGAATAAAGGCAACCTGAAAGTCCGTGAACACCCGTCTACAGGTCCCTATGTCGAAGACCTTGCCAAACTCGCCGTTCGCTCTTTTGAGGAAATAGAGAACTTAATGGACGAGGGAAACAAAGCGCGAACTGTTGCTGCCACGAACATGAACGAAACGTCTAGTCGATCACACGCCGTGTTTACGTTGATGCTTACACAGAAACGACATGATGCAGAGACAAGCATGGATACGGAGAAGGTGTCGAGAATCAGTCTGGTCGATCTTGCGGGTTCAGAGCGAGCGAACTCGACTGGAGCCACCGGTGCTAGGTTGAAGGAAGGAGCTGAAATCAACAGATCACTTTCTACGCTTGGACGTGTCATTGCAGCTCTGGCGGATGCggcttctggaaagaaaaagggaaagcagGTGCCGTACCGTGATTCAGTACTTACGTGGTTGCTAAAGGACTCTCTTGGAGGAAATTCTATGACTGCCATGATCGCCGCGATATCACCTGCCGACATTAACTTTGACGAGACGCTGAGTACTTTACGTTATGCCGACTCTGCGAAGCGCATCAAGAACCACGCTGTTGTCAACGAGGACCCCAACGCGCGGATGATCAGAGAACTCAAGGACGAGCTGGCACAGTTACGAGCGAAGCTTGGCGGTGGTGCAGCAGGCGGCGCGACGGCAGGGGCAGCAGGCGGGGTGGTGGCAGACGAAGTATATCCTCCAGACACGCCTATGGAAAAGCAAATGGTCTCTATACAGCAGCCAGACGGTACCATTAAGAAAGTGAGCAAGGCGGAGATTGTGGAACAGCTGAACCAAAGCGAGAAGTTATACAAGGATCTTAACCAAACTTGGGAAGAGAAATTGATCAAGACCGAACAGATCCACAAAGAGCGTGAagcggctctggaagagcttggtATCAGTATTGAGAAGGGATTTATCGGTTTGAGTACACCGAAAAAGATGCCGCATTTAGTCAATTTGAGCGATGACCCGTTGCTAGCAGAATGTCTAGTATATAACCTAAAACCGGGAGTCACTCACGTCGGAAATATGGATCAAGGAAATCACGTCGAGATCAGATTGAACGGCTCCAAGATCTTAGCTGATCACTGCAAGTTCGAAAATGTGGATAACGTCGTTACAATCCTGCCCAGCGAGGGGGCTGCAGTCATGGTCAATGGAGTGCGCGTCGACAAGCCCAAGCGGTTAAAGAGTGGTTATCGCATCATCTTGGGTGACTTTCATATCTTTCGATTCAATCACCCCCAGGAAGCAAGGGCTGAACGAGTAGAACAAAGCTTACTCCGCCATTCCGTTACGACTAGCCAGCTTGCCTCCCCTGCGCCGGGCAAAGCTCACGAGAGAAACGTTAGCAAGGCTTCAGATTTGGACTGGGATTCAAGCAGAGCTGATTCTCCAATGGGTTTCCAACGTGGGAGAGAGTCGGACTGGTTTTATGCGCGTCGTGAAGCTGTGAGCGCGGGGATGGATCCGGATAGGCTTGCTCatatgcctgatgatgagctcgatgCTCTGTTCGAGAATGTACAGAACGTTAGGGCAAACCGCCGTGGGTTATtggagaatgaagaagactcGGATTCCTTAAGTTCATATCCGATTCGCGATAAGTATATGTCCAATGGTACTATTGACAACTTTTCCTTGGACACGGCCATCACAATGCCAGGGACACCTCGCCACGGCGATGAGGATGCCACCCTGCAGTCGGTGCGTCAGGATATGCAACGACAGTTAGAGCGACAGAAAGAGCAGTATCTGGATAAGCTAAGGGAATCGGAAGCGTCCCCGAGTCAAGGCATCGACGAATTGCGGTCTGAAAAGGCCCGCATGGAGGATGCTCTTCGAGTAGCAAAAGAAGAATACGAAGAGCAACTTCGAAAGCAAAAAGAAGCGTTTGAGACGCATATGAAGGCACTTGGTCACCCAGTGCCAAGAATCTACGAGAATGGTTACCCAAAGTTGTCCCCCAGGGAGCTAGAGGTTGCGCGCTCAGTTTTCCGACACTGGTCTCAGCAAAATTATGTCCGCATGGCCGAAAAGGTTTTGCAGCATGCTTCGCTGCTAAAGGAGGCCCAGGTCATGAGCCATATAATGGATAAGAACGTCGTCTTCCAGTTCGCGATTGTTGACCATGGACATAACATGGCATCGTCGTACGATCTTGTTCTGAATGGCATttctggagacgaggatatcATACTTGATGATGCCAAAAAGCCTTGTGTTGCTGTTCGTGTCATGGATTTCAAACAATGTGTCATCCATCTTTGGTCTATCGAAAAGCTCCAGCGCCGTGTTCAGGCCATGAGGCAACTGCACCAGTACATTGACAGGCCGGACTACATTCAGCACTTTAAGCTTGAAAACCCGTTCTCCGAGCCATGCTCGCCTCAGTACTCTCTTGTAGGTGACGCTGACATTCCGCTCACAGCTGTATTCGAGACGCGAGTTCAGGACTTTTCGGTTGATGTCATCTCACCCTATACACAGGGTGTGGTCGGTATCATACGACTGTCCTTGGAACCATCGTCGGCGCAGGCGCCGTCGTCTACGCTCAAATTCAACGTTGTCATGCGTGACATGGCCGGCTTTGCTGAGTGGGAGGGAACGGATGTGCACGCCCAGTTGTTTGTACCAGGCATCTCTGAAGAAGGTGGTGCAACCACAACACAGATGATTAGCGGTTTTAATGAGACACCGGTCCGTTTCGAGAGTGTCCACAGCATGAGCTTGCCGCTTACCAGTCCGCGCAATGCAGCCCTTAAGATTTGTGTCTATGCGCGTGTGACCACAATGCATCTTGATAAGCTCCTTAGCTGGGATGACATGCGCGACTTAGCGGAGCAAGGGGCCCAGGACCAAAAGACGCCACGTATCGCTGAATCAGAGTACTTTTCGGAAGAAAGACATGACGTTTTCGCAAGGCTCCAGGTACTGGAGATGACTGAAACGGGAGACTACCTGCCTGTGGAGGTGGTGCAAAACAGCCCTACTGAAGTAGGCACATATCAGCTCCATCAAGGTCTTCAGCGCCGAATCTCGGTGAATCTCACCTATAGCTCAACGGAAGCTCTTCCCTGGGACGATTTGACGAATATTCGAGTTGGTTCTGTGCGGCTGCTGGATCCATGGGGCAAGATACCCGACCAGGACCTTCAGACTCCGGATGTTCCTCTAAAGTTCATTCAAGAGCCCATGGTGAAGGACAATGCCGATGGAACGTCCAACATCACTCTTGTAGGCCAATGGGACTCCAGCTTACATAACTCGCTACTCCTGGACCGGGTGACTGCGGAAAAGTACCGCGTGCAAGTAACGGTCAGATGGGATCTCCAGTCTTCACGCTTGCAGGACCCTGTGTCGTTCGAGATCGACCTGACGCTCCAAGTGCAGGGGCGGACGTATATACGCCCGCAATCGATGTTCAAGAACTTCTTTAGTACCACACGCGTTGTGCACTCTACGGTCCGTATGTATTCTGTTGCGGTACGTCCAGTGTCTGCAAAGCGCGCCGCAGACCTCTGGCGTATGAATACACAGAATGACTATGTGAAAGGCGAGGAGTTCCTGACCAAGTGGGCTCCGAGAAAGGTCTCGCTTGTTCGTGACTATATCACCTCTCGCCGACGGCGCAGGCGTATTGCAGAGCTTAACGCTGCGAAAGGCGCACTTAGCGCAAATAGCCTCACTGTCGCCTCGCCCCCACGGAGTGGAAGGTCAACCCCCCTTCGCGCTCAGGAGCCTGATCGCAGAGTCAAACTGCTTCAAAAATACGTTGACCTGTGGACCGCAAGAACCGATCCCATCGATGTGATTCTGATTCGAGACAATACGGAGCCCCCAGAACGTGGCGCAGCGTTTGCGTCTCGAGGAAAGAGTCCGTCAAGCAATAATACGAACGATAATGAAGAGCAGGGTTCACTCACGCCGCGGTTCTACGCTACCGTTCAAACTCTCCCGAAGAATCCTTCCGCGTCTAAAACTGGGTATCTGTTAATGCCTGACGATACCTACACGCACTGGGCACGGCGGTTCGTTGAACTTCGGCTGCCGTACCTGCATATCTATTCTGTCCCGGAAGGCGACGAAATTAACGCAATCAACCTCCGCAATGCGCGAGTCGACCATGCGCCTGATTTCGCCAGACTTCTCGACGGCCCCGGAGCTGATGGGTCATCTCAGGGGCGGCCTAATGTGTTTGCAGTGTACGGTCCGCAGAACACGTTCCTCTTCGCGGCGCGGACAGAGGCTCAGAAGGTTGAATGGATCTTGAAGATCGATGAGACTTATTTCAGCAATAACGCACCTCGAGCGGGAGCGACGACCAACAGGTCCGGGAGATGA
- a CDS encoding DUF821 domain protein (transcript_id=CADANIAT00000654) translates to MLGSKSHSLTLRFLGAGAALSLTLLTLLVFRRPSYFGHGGSGPYTPIDPASTTTQVYQGSTTRTSGETGVNDTQQSRWEFNVHRDGDKHGLSESECSLAFPKLFTELERTAEFWASNGGISYGDVDDIARGGGIDGNGNGLVRAAVKDGELYIIDYGPQPYTFTRGKATLHSLHRALSSYPDRHSLPDIEFVLTTDDFSTRTSTNPSPIWAYTKRQEDEDAAIWLMPDFGYWSWPEVDTVGEYKDVRRRIFAKEEGLPFSDKKKQLLWRGSVSANPEIRKALLDTVGGKSWANVKEISWADSRFQPNSKSNPSDNEVLPIEDHCTYAFLVHTEGRSFSGRGKYLLNCKSVFITHKLTWLEAHHSALVSSGPDANYVEVDRDWSDLERKVEFLLDNPQSAERIAENSVKTLRDRYLTPAAESCYWRALVRKYGEVSQFAPILEKGRTGEKTRGSRFESWVLGV, encoded by the exons ATGCTCGGCTCAAAGAGCCACTCTCTAactctccgcttccttggCGCAGGCGCCGCGTTATCCCTTACACTTCTTACACTCCTAGTCTTCAGACGGCCGTCATATTTTGGCCATGGTGGCAGCGGACCCTATACACCAATAGACCCTGCAAGCACGACGACACAGGTATATCAGGGCTCAACAACCCGCACAAGCGGTGAAACCGGAGTAAATGACACTCAGCAGTCAAGATGGGAATTCAACGTCCACCGCGACGGCGATAAGCATGGGCTCTCGGAGAGCGAATGTTCCTTAGCTTTTCCAAAGCTCTTTACGGAACTGGAACGGACTGCAGAGTTCTGGGCATCGAATGGTGGTATTAGTTATGGGGACGTGGATGATATTGCACGCGGAGGAGGGATTGATGGGAACGGGAACGGTCTTGTTAGGGCTGCTGTCAAAGATGGCGAG TTATACATAATCGACTACGGGCCCCAACCCTACACCTTCACCCGCGGCAAAGCGACCTTGCATTCTCTGCACCGCGCACTATCGTCATACCCCGACAGACACAGTCTCCCTGACATCGAATTTGTGTTGACGACAGACGACTTCAGCACCAGAACTAGTACAAATCCATCTCCGATATGGGCTTACACTAAACGCcaagaggacgaagacgctGCTATCTGGCTAATGCCCGATTTTGGTTATTGGTCGTGGCCGGAGGTTGACACCGTCGGCGAGTACAAGGACGTCCGGCGCCGGATATTTGCTAAGGAAGAAGGTCTGCCGTTCAGTGATAAAAAGAAACAGCTCCTTTGGCGGGGTAGTGTGTCCGCAAACCCAGAAATCAGGAAAGCCTTGCTTGATACTGTGGGGGGGAAGAGCTGGGCGAATGTGAAGGAGATCAGCTGGGCTGACTCTCGCTTTCAACCAAACTCGAAGTCGAATCCATCTGATAACGAAGTACTGCCTATTGAAGATCACTGCACCTACGCCTTCCTCGTACACACCGAAGGCCGCTCTTTTTCTGGAAGGGGTAAATACCTCCTCAACTGCAAGAGCGTTTTCATAACACATAAACTAACCTGGCTGGAAGCGCACCATTCTGCGCTCGTCTCGTCGGGGCCTGATGCAAACTATGTTGAAGTTGATCGGGACTGGTCTGATCTTGAACGCAAGGTGGAGTTTTTGCTGGACAACCCACAGTCGGCGGAACGGATTGCGGAGAATAGCGTTAAGACGTTAAGAGATAGGTATTTAACCCCTGCGGCGGAGAGCTGTTATTGGAGGGCGCTTGTAAGGAAGTATGGGGAGGTTAGTCAGTTTGCGCCCATTCTGGAGAAAGGGAGAACGGGTGAAAAGACTAGGGGCTCCAGGTTCGAGAGCTGGGTTCTCGGGGTTTGA
- a CDS encoding BCS1 and AAA domain-containing protein (transcript_id=CADANIAT00000655), translating to MASAPTMANATTFNTTPMQTLLNPSDTALLETFIPGYSMASRILSTYLQIDLSSYIPYLIFMGLIAATARYIYSQLYNLFQEHCISTAEIRHDDEVYNYLMYWLAQQPFTNRTTHFVAGTRISGSSWCYEPDSDSDEEGFGGADEIDNEGNVVTDFDAYWAKATARDKLKKLRFTPSEGTHYFWFNGRPLAFIREKQDDKSSGGGYYGYGTKAPERLYISCIGRDPAVLKELLLEAQRYYVAKDKNNTVIYRGHKSGSYTEWSRCMARAPRALSTVVLDKAQKDAFIDDIKDYLHPRTRRWYNNRGIPYRRGYLLHGPPGTGKTSLCFAAAGLLGLELYLLNLSSKSLDEDELMALFTDLPTRCIVLLEDVDCAGMSQKRTPGSSSNDDNGNSASPELQEQGEGNSSGTTTGGTGVFEKQGVSLSGLLNVIDGVAACEGRILVMTTNHPEKLDPALVRPGRIDLSIAFGHSTTSDIKELFSAIYSTLEGDLRVSPAERLSPKLRARMAKRSSTSHSTNSTNANVVIHKETRKFSEEQIRLWAAEFAERVPAGEFTPAEIQGYLLNHKTDPERAIEEATRWVGEVKEKKAKTKAKSASANTAKVDGDQEEDKREVNGVKNEGKTQLTNGDAQAHTNMDKPCPTSICRETTN from the coding sequence ATGGCCTCTGCTCCAACCATGGCCAACGCAACTACCTTCAACACTACCCCCATGCAAACCCTCCTCAATCCGTCCGACACTGCGCTCCTGGAGACCTTTATCCCAGGGTACTCTATGGCTTCGCGCATTTTGTCGACCTACCTCCAAATCGATCTGTCCAGCTACATCCCCTACCTAATTTTCATGGGCCTTATTGCCGCAACAGCTCGCTACATCTACAGCCAACTGTATAATCTTTTCCAGGAGCACTGCATATCCACTGCCGAGATCAGAcacgatgatgaagtctaCAATTACCTTATGTACTGGCTCGCGCAGCAGCCGTTCACGAACCGCACGACGCATTTCGTGGCGGGGACGAGGATTTCGGGATCTTCGTGGTGTTACGAACCTGATAGTGATAGTGATGAGGAGGGATTTGGCGGAGCGGACGAGATCGACAACGAAGGAAATGTTGTTACAGACTTCGATGCTTACTGGGCGAAAGCTACGGCACGGGATAAACTTAAGAAGTTGCGGTTCACACCGAGTGAAGGCACGCATTATTTCTGGTTCAACGGACGTCCGCTCGCCTTTATTCgcgagaagcaagatgatAAATCTAGCGGCGGTGGCTACTACGGTTACGGTACCAAAGCCCCCGAGCGGCTTTACATCAGTTGCATAGGCCGGGACCCAGCTGTGCTCAAGGAACTTCTCCTCGAAGCGCAGCGGTACTATGTCGCGAAGGACAAAAACAACACCGTCATCTACAGGGGCCACAAATCTGGCTCCTACACGGAGTGGTCGCGGTGTATGGCGCGCGCCCCGCGAGCGCTGTCGACTGTTGTGCTAGACAAAGCGCAGAAGGACGCATTCATTGACGATATCAAGGATTACTTGCACCCGCGAACAAGACGATGGTATAACAATCGGGGGATTCCATATCGGCGGGGCTATCTGCTGCATGGACCTCCCGGGACGGGGAAAACGAGTCTGTGTTTCGCGGCGGCGGgtctgctgggcttggaACTCTACTTGCTGAATCTGAGCTCAAAGAGTCTAGATGAGGACGAACTTATGGCGTTGTTTACGGACTTGCCGACACGGTGTATTGTGCTGCTAGAGGATGTGGATTGTGCAGGCATGTCGCAGAAGCGGACACCGGGGAGTTCTTCGAATGATGACAACGGCAACTCAGCTTCTCCTGAATTGCAAGAACAGGGAGAAGGGAATAGTTCCGGTACAACCACTGGCGGTACGGGGGTCTTTGAAAAACAGGGCGTCTCTCTTTCCGGCTTGTTGAATGTCATCGACGGTGTCGCAGCATGCGAAGGCCGCATACTTGTTATGACAACCAACCACCCTGAGAAGCTCGACCCTGCGCTCGTCCGCCCAGGCCGGATAGACTTGTCTATTGCATTTGGGCACTCCACAACCTCTGACATTAAGGAGCTCTTCTCAGCTATATACTCTACATTGGAGGGCGACCTGCGGGTTTCGCCTGCTGAGCGGTTGAGCCCTAAACTGCGTGCGAGGATGGCGAAGCGAAGCTCAACCTCACATTCCACAAACAGCACCAATGCTAACGTCGTTATCCACAAGGAAACTAGAAAGTTCTCTGAAGAGCAAATCCGGCTATGGGCGGCGGAATTTGCAGAAAGAGTTCCTGCAGGCGAGTTCACCCCTGCGGAGATCCAGGGGTATCTGTTGAACCATAAGACTGATCCGGAGAGGGCGATTGAGGAAGCGACGAGGTGGGTGGGAgaggtgaaagagaagaaggctaaAACTAAGGCTAAGAGTGCGAGTGCGAATACGGCCAAGGTTGATGGGGACCAGGAGGAAGACAAGCGGGAGGTGAATGGGGTAAAGAACGAGGGAAAGACACAACTAACGAACGGGGATGCACAAGCGCACACAAACATGGACAAGCCCTGCCCTACATCGATTTGCAGGGAAACGACAAATTGA